The Benincasa hispida cultivar B227 chromosome 9, ASM972705v1, whole genome shotgun sequence genome has a segment encoding these proteins:
- the LOC120084481 gene encoding cold-regulated protein 27 isoform X4 encodes MTDSVPSDWTDEKHHLFLESMEASFVSQMFDSVHSVGSCPSKENSSRAKLLGQSQSASHVHSHFGQFKVLRRGSWKNINFEPTESRSNLLNDYQALSHNPWIHHFRAARKNKNVACKSQSIGSRGRNSLPFGAANNSGSMRASDSDLSQQFISSNKEVSDQNFVDEEAEKGSSDCNAKRVKTPQTNALINDQVFLKFHEKEMMFNKNSITA; translated from the exons ATGACGGATTCTGTACCTTCTGATTGGACCGATGAGAAGCACCATTTGTTTCTTGAATCCATGGAGGCATCGTTTGTCAGCCAAATGTTTGATTCTGTGCATTCAGTTGGTTCCTGCCCCAGCAAGGAAAATTCTTCACGCGCAAAATTGCTCGGCCAAAGCCAATCCGCCTCTCATGTTCATTCACATTTTGGCCAG TTTAAGGTTCTTCGACGAGGCAGCTGGAAGAACATTAATTTTGAACCAACTGAATCTCGGTCGAATTTATTAAATGATTACCAAGCTCTCTCACATAATCCTTGGATACACCACTTTAGAGCTGCTCGTAAAAACAAAAATGTTGCGTGCAAAAGTCAATCTATCGGTTCAAGAGGGAGGAATTCGTTGCCATTCGGAGCAGCTAATAATTCAGGATCTATGCGTGCTTCCGACTCTGATTTGTCCCAGCAATTTATCAGCAGTAATAAAG AAGTATCAGATCAGAACTTTGTTGATGAAGAAGCTGAAAAAGGAAGCAGTGATTGTAATGCCAAAAGGGTCAAAACTCCACAAACCAATGCTTTGATCAATGACCAG gtgttccttaagttccatgaAAAGGAGATGATGTTTAACAAGAATTCTATTACAGCCTGA
- the LOC120085294 gene encoding THO complex subunit 5B has product MDEEIEEGMLIEDETDPPPPDGDTGKMSPYEMLRESKSSVEEIVTKMLSIKKHGEPKTQLRELVTQMFLHFVTLRQANRSILLEEDRVKAETERAKAPVDFTTLQLNNLMYEKSHYVKAIKACKDFKSKYPDIELVSEDEFFRDAPEDIKNSTRSKDSAHNLMLQRLDYEVFQRKELCKRRDELEQHKKSLLEVIANRKKFLSSLPSHLKSLKKASLPVQNQLGILQTKKLKQHQLAELLPPPLYVIYSQFLAQKEAFGENIELEIVGSVKDAQAFARHQANKETGASTNTESNKLEDDALDEDDDGQRRRKRPKKIPAKVDIEHAGIYQVHPLKIILHIYGNETCEPKSMKLLSLKFEWLLKLNVICVGIEGSHEGPENNILCNLFPDDTGLELPHQSAKLVVGETIAFSDKRTSRPYKWAQHLAGIDFLPELPPLVSAQESAGGETVRNDIVSGLSMYRQQNRIQTVVQRLRSRKKAQLALVEQLDSLEKLKWPVLTCDDVPWVLHKPLCCLQDWSLVGYSTRQASSLTTMEKEKVQDPVDVDMVGKSGISREEIDGAREDGELPALVSSTSILNNAQVTPLKTSNLEHSKQLTLISKSITPQTNYSRVLSFNKHDEDYELMLDVDSDQDEPVQTELAADDLASVPSNDITTKTWMDYGSKEYCLVITRNTEPPAKNLKLQAKIKISMEYPLRPPVFTLNLYTMNSEENSPDSDWYNELRAMEAEVNLHILKMLPLDQENYILSHQICCLAMLFNYCIGEESLFSERRKSSSVIDVGLCKPVSGSLHARSFRGRDRRKMISWKDIECTPGYPC; this is encoded by the exons ATGGACGAGGAGATAGAGGAGGGAATGCTCATAGAAGACGAGACCGATCCCCCGCCACCAGACGGCGATACGGGCAAAATGTCTCCCTACGAAATGCTCCGAGAGAGCAAAAGTTCTGTGGAGGAGATCGTCACCAAGATGCTCTCCATCAAGAAGCATGGCGAGCCTAAAACTCAGCTCAGAGAACTCGTTACACAGATGTTCCTTCACTTCGTAACCCTTCGCCAG GCCAACCGATCTATTTTGCTGGAAGAGGACCGAGTGAAAGCTGAAACAGAGCGAGCAAAAGCTCCAGTTGACTTCACGACTTTGCAACTTAACAACTTGATGTATGAAAAGAGTCACTATGTTAAAGCTATAAAGGCCTGCAAAGACTTCAAATCAAAGTATCCTGATATTGAACTTGTGTCTGAGGATGAGTTTTTCCGGGATGCACCCGAAGACATTAAGAACTCCACGAGGTCAAAGGACAGCGCGCACAATCTGATGCTGCAGAGGCTTGACTATGAGGTTTTCCAG CGCAAAGAACTTTGCAAACGGCGAGATGAACTTGAACAACATAAGAAAAGTCTTCTAGAAGTCATTGCTAATAGAAAGAAATTCTTGTCAAGTCTTCCCTCACACCTCAAGTCCTTGAAAAAGGCATCCTTGCCCGTACAGAATCAGTTGGGAATATTGCAGACAAAGAAATTAAAGCAACACCAACTAGCAGAGCTACTTCCACCTCCTCTTTATGTAATCTACTCCCAATTCTTGGCACAAAAGGAAGCATTTGGCGAAAACATAGAATTGGAGATAGTAGGAAGTGTCAAAGATGCCCAAGCTTTTGCACGCCATCAAGCAAATAAGGAAACTG GTGCATCGACCAATACCGAGAGCAACAAGTTGGAGGATGATGCCCTTGACGAAGATGATGATGGCCAAAGGAGGAGAAAACGGCCAAAGAAGATTCCCGCTAAGGTGGACATTGAGCATGCAGGGATATATCAAGTTCATCCCTTAAAGATCATCCTTCATATATATGGCAATGAAACATGTGAACCCAAGTCAATGAAATTGCTTTCTCTGAAGTTTGAGTGGTTGTTAAAATTGAACGTTATTTGTGTTGGGATTGAAGGATCTCATGAAGGTCCTGAGAATAACATCTTATGCAACTTGTTCCCTGATGATACTGGCCTTGAGCTGCCTCACCAG TCAGCCAAGCTTGTTGTTGGTGAAACTATTGCATTTAGTGATAAGAGAACCTCTCGACCATATAAGTGGGCCCAACATTTGGCTGGGATTGACTTTTTGCCAGAATTGCCACCGTTGGTGAGTGCACAAGAATCTGCTGGTGGTGAAACTGTTAGAAATGATATTGTATCAGGCCTCTCAATGTATCGTCAGCAAAACCGAATACAGACAGTTGTGCAAAGATTACGCTCTCGGAAAAAGGCTCAGCTGGCTCTTGT GGAACAGCTTGATTCACTAGAAAAACTCAAATGGCCAGTTCTGACATGTGATGATGTCCCATGGGTTTTGCATAAACCTTTATGCTGTCTGCAAGATTGGTCGCTCGTAGGTTACTCCACAAGGCAGGCATCATCTCTGACTACAATGGAGAAAGAGAAAGTTCAGGATCCAGTAGATGTTGATATGGTTGGAAAATCTGGCATTTCAAGAGAGGAGATTGACGGTGCTAGGGAAGATGGGGAACTTCCTGCGCTAGTTTCATCTACATCTATCTTAAATAATGCTCAAGTTACTCCCTTAAAAACATCCAATCTTGAGCATTCCAAACAGTTGACTCTAATTTCCAAAAGCATTACACCTCAAACCAATTACTCTAGGGTGCTAAGTTTCAATAAACATGATGAAGATTATGAGTTGATGCTAGATGTTGACAGCGACCAGGATGAGCCAGTGCAAACTGAGCTTGCAGCAGATGATTTGGCGTCTGTTCCTTCCAACGACATAACAACAAAGACATGGATGGATTACGGGTCCAAGGAATATTGCCTTGTTATTACCAGGAACACTGAGCCACCTGCCAAAAATCTTAAATTGCAAGCGAAG ATTAAAATCAGCATGGAGTACCCTCTTAGGCCTCCTGTCTTCACTTTGAACCTCTACACGATGAATTCTGAAGAAAACTCTCCTGACTCTGATTGGTATAATGAACTTCGGGCCATGGAAGCTGAG GTGAATCTCCATATACTTAAGATGCTGCCTTTGGATCAAGAGAACTACATATTGTCTCATCAAATTTGTTGTCTTGCTATGTTGTTTAACTACTGCATTGGCGAGGAATCCCTGTTCTCTGAAAGGAGAAAGAGCAGTTCTGTCATTGATGTTGGATTATGCAAACCTGTTAGTGGTAGTTTACATGCCAGATCATTTAGAGGAAGGGATCGTAGGAAGATGATATCCTGGAAAGATATTGAATGCACCCCGGGCTATCCATGCTAA
- the LOC120085295 gene encoding protein DCL homolog, chloroplastic codes for MLMAMASILKPPPFVPSHSLNPNFFNSSPVILCFPTQPMTSFHLSTRALKTGPEGSRIRSHEEYSSDLLRKPVVPPARDLARLSEDDDSSEESGNDDEEEEDWVDWEDKILEDTVPLVGFVRMVLHSGKYGSGDRLNPEHEKTILDRLLPYHPESEKKIGCGIDYITIGYHPDFESSRCLFIVRKDGELVDFSYWKCIKGLIRKKYPLHAESFILRHFRRRRRNFRR; via the exons ATGCTCATGGCCATGGCGTCCATTTTGAAGCCACCGCCATTTGTGCCCTCTCACTCCCTAAATCCAAACTTTTTCAACTCTTCACCAGTGATCTTATGTTTTCCTACACAGCCAATGACGTCGTTTCACCTATCTACTCGTGCCCTAAAAACTGGCCCTGAAGGCAGTAGAATTCGAAGCCACGAAGAATATAGTTCCGATTTGCTGCGAAAACCGGTTGTTCCGCCGGCAAGGGACCTGGCTCGACTATCGGAGGATGACGACAGCAGTGAGGAGAGTGGAAATGACGACGAGGAGGAAGAGGACTGGGTTGATTGGGAGGACAAGATTTTGGAGGATACTGTTCCTCTAGTTGGCTTTGTTAGGATGGTTCTTCACTCTGGAAA ATATGGAAGTGGGGATAGGTTAAACCCAGAGCACGAGAAAACGATTCTTGATAGGTTGCTTCCATATCATCCCGAGAGTGAGAAGAAGATTGGATGTGGGATTGATTATATCACG ATTGGATATCATCCTGATTTTGAAAGCTCGAGATGTTTATTCATAGTCAGAAAAGATGGAGAGTTGGTTGACTTTTCATATTGGAAGTGCATCAAGGGTCTGATCAGAAAGAAGTATCCTCTTCACGCAGAAAGCTTCATTCTTAGGCATTTTCGGCGACGTAGACGGAATTTCCGTCGGTAA
- the LOC120084481 gene encoding cold-regulated protein 27 isoform X3 codes for MELLPRNLENLKAVETRSDSIVSEFAKDESTEFALPVVSSSQGTHMTDSVPSDWTDEKHHLFLESMEASFVSQMFDSVHSVGSCPSKENSSRAKLLGQSQSASHVHSHFGQFKVLRRGSWKNINFEPTESRSNLLNDYQALSHNPWIHHFRAARKNKNVACKSQSIGSRGRNSLPFGAANNSGSMRASDSDLSQQFISSNKEVSDQNFVDEEAEKGSSDCNAKRVKTPQTNALINDQPEDS; via the exons ATGGAGTTGTTACCTCGAAACTTGGAGAATCTCAAGGCCGTAGAAACTCGCTCTGACTCAATCGTCTCTGAATTCGCCAAGGACGAGTCTACCGAGTTTGCCCTCCCGGTGGTATCTTCTAGCCAG GGCACTCATATGACGGATTCTGTACCTTCTGATTGGACCGATGAGAAGCACCATTTGTTTCTTGAATCCATGGAGGCATCGTTTGTCAGCCAAATGTTTGATTCTGTGCATTCAGTTGGTTCCTGCCCCAGCAAGGAAAATTCTTCACGCGCAAAATTGCTCGGCCAAAGCCAATCCGCCTCTCATGTTCATTCACATTTTGGCCAG TTTAAGGTTCTTCGACGAGGCAGCTGGAAGAACATTAATTTTGAACCAACTGAATCTCGGTCGAATTTATTAAATGATTACCAAGCTCTCTCACATAATCCTTGGATACACCACTTTAGAGCTGCTCGTAAAAACAAAAATGTTGCGTGCAAAAGTCAATCTATCGGTTCAAGAGGGAGGAATTCGTTGCCATTCGGAGCAGCTAATAATTCAGGATCTATGCGTGCTTCCGACTCTGATTTGTCCCAGCAATTTATCAGCAGTAATAAAG AAGTATCAGATCAGAACTTTGTTGATGAAGAAGCTGAAAAAGGAAGCAGTGATTGTAATGCCAAAAGGGTCAAAACTCCACAAACCAATGCTTTGATCAATGACCAG CCTGAAGATAGCTAG
- the LOC120084481 gene encoding cold-regulated protein 27 isoform X1 yields MELLPRNLENLKAVETRSDSIVSEFAKDESTEFALPVVSSSQGTHMTDSVPSDWTDEKHHLFLESMEASFVSQMFDSVHSVGSCPSKENSSRAKLLGQSQSASHVHSHFGQFKVLRRGSWKNINFEPTESRSNLLNDYQALSHNPWIHHFRAARKNKNVACKSQSIGSRGRNSLPFGAANNSGSMRASDSDLSQQFISSNKEVSDQNFVDEEAEKGSSDCNAKRVKTPQTNALINDQVFLKFHEKEMMFNKNSITA; encoded by the exons ATGGAGTTGTTACCTCGAAACTTGGAGAATCTCAAGGCCGTAGAAACTCGCTCTGACTCAATCGTCTCTGAATTCGCCAAGGACGAGTCTACCGAGTTTGCCCTCCCGGTGGTATCTTCTAGCCAG GGCACTCATATGACGGATTCTGTACCTTCTGATTGGACCGATGAGAAGCACCATTTGTTTCTTGAATCCATGGAGGCATCGTTTGTCAGCCAAATGTTTGATTCTGTGCATTCAGTTGGTTCCTGCCCCAGCAAGGAAAATTCTTCACGCGCAAAATTGCTCGGCCAAAGCCAATCCGCCTCTCATGTTCATTCACATTTTGGCCAG TTTAAGGTTCTTCGACGAGGCAGCTGGAAGAACATTAATTTTGAACCAACTGAATCTCGGTCGAATTTATTAAATGATTACCAAGCTCTCTCACATAATCCTTGGATACACCACTTTAGAGCTGCTCGTAAAAACAAAAATGTTGCGTGCAAAAGTCAATCTATCGGTTCAAGAGGGAGGAATTCGTTGCCATTCGGAGCAGCTAATAATTCAGGATCTATGCGTGCTTCCGACTCTGATTTGTCCCAGCAATTTATCAGCAGTAATAAAG AAGTATCAGATCAGAACTTTGTTGATGAAGAAGCTGAAAAAGGAAGCAGTGATTGTAATGCCAAAAGGGTCAAAACTCCACAAACCAATGCTTTGATCAATGACCAG gtgttccttaagttccatgaAAAGGAGATGATGTTTAACAAGAATTCTATTACAGCCTGA
- the LOC120084481 gene encoding cold-regulated protein 27 isoform X2 codes for MELLPRNLENLKAVETRSDSIVSEFAKDESTEFALPVVSSSQGTHMTDSVPSDWTDEKHHLFLESMEASFVSQMFDSVHSVGSCPSKENSSRAKLLGQSQSASHVHSHFGQFKVLRRGSWKNINFEPTESRSNLLNDYQALSHNPWIHHFRAARKNKNVACKSQSIGSRGRNSLPFGAANNSGSMRASDSDLSQQFISSNKEVSDQNFVDEEAEKGSSDCNAKRVKTPQTNALINDQFHEKEMMFNKNSITA; via the exons ATGGAGTTGTTACCTCGAAACTTGGAGAATCTCAAGGCCGTAGAAACTCGCTCTGACTCAATCGTCTCTGAATTCGCCAAGGACGAGTCTACCGAGTTTGCCCTCCCGGTGGTATCTTCTAGCCAG GGCACTCATATGACGGATTCTGTACCTTCTGATTGGACCGATGAGAAGCACCATTTGTTTCTTGAATCCATGGAGGCATCGTTTGTCAGCCAAATGTTTGATTCTGTGCATTCAGTTGGTTCCTGCCCCAGCAAGGAAAATTCTTCACGCGCAAAATTGCTCGGCCAAAGCCAATCCGCCTCTCATGTTCATTCACATTTTGGCCAG TTTAAGGTTCTTCGACGAGGCAGCTGGAAGAACATTAATTTTGAACCAACTGAATCTCGGTCGAATTTATTAAATGATTACCAAGCTCTCTCACATAATCCTTGGATACACCACTTTAGAGCTGCTCGTAAAAACAAAAATGTTGCGTGCAAAAGTCAATCTATCGGTTCAAGAGGGAGGAATTCGTTGCCATTCGGAGCAGCTAATAATTCAGGATCTATGCGTGCTTCCGACTCTGATTTGTCCCAGCAATTTATCAGCAGTAATAAAG AAGTATCAGATCAGAACTTTGTTGATGAAGAAGCTGAAAAAGGAAGCAGTGATTGTAATGCCAAAAGGGTCAAAACTCCACAAACCAATGCTTTGATCAATGACCAG ttccatgaAAAGGAGATGATGTTTAACAAGAATTCTATTACAGCCTGA